From a single Arachis hypogaea cultivar Tifrunner chromosome 3, arahy.Tifrunner.gnm2.J5K5, whole genome shotgun sequence genomic region:
- the LOC140183655 gene encoding protein FAR1-RELATED SEQUENCE 5-like has protein sequence MGQKFSHEGVNSEHIPYDQYEQEEEKHDEVNEDYMDEDDTNVEPMFDYHGFDEGYNIDSLEDIGMIEFWNIRDEDICHFHFSDVNIAFEFYNRYVRTRGFSARKNRTRKSRADVLKLKNFVCHREGFKPQNNNGIGNFKKKPTPETRCGCSAMMEIRLDAPSGRWFISYFSDEHSHSLLDPRLIGLLHGHRFMSEADICHMINMEKGEISVGQIYRALANWARGYGYLFFIQRDIYNKIAKQRHQLPSDAYADLKYLEDQATNDPSLYFNHHVDADGTLRNLFWCDSLSRADYSLFDDVLAFDATYKRNKYVAMNGKAPVSVITDGDLSMKFVIEKEFPNAHHRLCAWHLICNATSNIGKPQFTSMFKKCMLGDYEIDVFCQKWFEMIEEFCVENKSWVLDMYKKRHSWSTAHIRGKFFADFRTTSQCEGLNSIIAKYVNSRYNLVEFIQHFNRCVDHIR, from the exons ATGGGTCAGAAATTTTCTCATGAAGGGGTTAATAGTGAGCATATACCATATGATCAGTATGAGCAGGAGGAAGAAAAACATGATGAAGTTAACGAGGATTATATGGATGAGGATGACACAAATGTGGAACCAATGTTCGATTATCATGGCTTCGATGAAGGGTATAACATTGACTCACTCGAAGACATTGGGATGattgaattttggaacattagGGACGAAGATATATGTCATTTTCACTTTTCTGATGTCAACATTGCGTTTGAGTTCTACAATAGATATGTAAGGACAAGAGGCTTTAGTGCTCGGAAGAACAGGACTAGAAAGAGTCGTGCGGACGTACTTAAGTTGAAGAATTTTGTATGTCATCGTGAAGGATTTAAACCACAAAATAATAATGGCATtggaaattttaagaaaaaacctACACCAGAGACAAGGTGTGGCTGCAGTGCAATGATGGAGATTCGTCTAGATGCACCTAGTGGTCGttggtttatttcttatttttctgaTGAACACAGTCATTCGCTTCTAGATCCTCGGTTGATTGGATTGCTTCATGGGCATAGATTCATGTCTGAGGCTGATATTTGCCACATGATTAACATGGAAAAGGGTGAGATTAGTGTTGGGCAGATATATCGAGCATTAGCAAATTGGGCACGTGGCTACGGGTATCTCTTTTTCATACAAAGGGACATATACAATAAAATAGCAAAGCAGAGGCACCAGTTACCTAGTGATGCGTATGCAGATTTGAAGTATCTAGAAGATCAAGCAACAAATGACCCTTCTCTCTATTTTAATCATCACGTGGATGCTGATGGTACTTTGCGCAATTTATTTTGGTGCGATAGTCTCAGTAGGGCAGATTACTCATTATTTGATGATGTGCTGGCTTTTGATGCTACCTATAAGAGGAATAAATAT GTGGCAATGAATGGGAAAGCACCTGTTTCGGTTATCACGGATGGTGATCTATCAATGAAGTTCGTCATTGAGAAAGAGTTTCCTAATGCACATCATAGATTATGTGCATGGCATCTGATTTGCAATGCAACAAGTAATATTGGCAAGCCCCAGTTTACCTCCATGTTTAAAAAGTGTATGCTAGGCGActatgaaattgatgtattttgtcAAAAGTGGTTTGAAATGATTGAGGAATTTTGTGTCGAAAACAAGAGTTGGGTCCTAGATATGTATAAGAAGAGACATTCATGGTCAACTGCACATATAAGAGGGAAGTTTTTTGCTGATTTTCGGACTACTTCTCAATGCGAGGGATTAAACTCAATCATTGCAAAGTATGTCAATTCAAGGTACAATCTGGTTgagttcattcaacactttaATCGATGTGTCGACCATATTCGGTAG
- the LOC112734506 gene encoding mitogen-activated protein kinase kinase kinase 1, translating to MESIWKIRSKTSSNRKPRLERLNARKNINYNPPANPHSPPSSSSSSSSLHHQTSFRVTDGDFDLIFQSLGLSGPEDFSIPTADWEARKVRFASHTSNAAAEPKEDRNSAEVKSGVFLDSDSQLKNDNFSRPVEVGGSKFGVSSDVKVLGGKNGDGAGGGGIKGARPPLLRPIVVDAVGSNWELKRSFGLQDNFVGIGVVGDSPSSSGEIGVVGRVRNGERSMLFTDSGSFTTSHDDDSDIGGERACSSSGSGAVDGSLIEWFNRTFSSWQKGDVLGKGSFGTVYEGFTDDGFFFAVKEASLLDEGSNQGKQSVFQLRQEISLLSRFQHENIVRYFGTQEDQSSLYIFLELVPKGSLLSLYQKYSLNDSHVSAYTRQILHGLKYLHNQNVVHRDIKCANILVDVSGSVKLADFGLAKATKFNDVKSSKGSPYWMAPEVVNLKNDGYGLAADIWSLGCTVLEMLIRKPPYSDLEGMQALFRIGRGEPPPIPETLSKDARDFILECLQVNPSKRPTAAQLLEHPFLRRPFLSSYSTASPHIKTFKSL from the exons ATGGAGTCCATCTGGAAGATCAGAAGCAAGACCAGCAGCAACAGGAAGCCCAGGCTAGAGCGCCTCAACGCCAGAAAGAACATCAATTACAATCCACCCGCAAATCCTCATTCGCcaccttcttcctcctcctcttcctcttctctccaCCACCAAACTAGCTTTAGGGTCACCGACGGCGATTTCGACCTAATCTTCCAAAGCCTGGGCCTTTCTGGCCCCGAAGATTTTTCCATCCCAACTGCAGATTGGGAAGCCAGGAAGGTTCGCTTTGCTTCTCATACTTCTAATGCTGCCGCTGAGCCCAAGGAGGATCGAAATTCAGCTGAAGTGAAATCTGGGGTTTTTCTTGATTCGGATTCCCAGCTTAAAAATGACAACTTTTCGAGACCCGTTGAAGTGGGAggctccaagtttggtgtttcttcAGATGTGAAGGTTTTGGGTGGTAAAAATGGAGATGGGGCTGGCGGGGGAGGGATCAAGGGTGCCAGGCCTCCGCTCTTGAGGCCAATTGTTGTTGATGCGGTTGGTTCGAATTGGGAATTAAAGAGGTCCTTTGGTCTCCAAGATAATTTTGTTGGTATTGGAGTTGTTGGTGATTCGCCTTCGTCTTCTGGTGAAATCGGCGTTGTTGGTAGGGTGAGAAATGGGGAAAGAAGCATGCTTTTTACGGATTCAGGTTCCTTTACTACATCCCATGATGATGATAGTGATATTGGCGGGGAAAGAGCTTGTTCTTCTTCTGGTTCTGGCGCGGTTGATGGTTCCTTAATTGAGTGGTTTAACCGAACTTTCTCGTCGTGGCAAAAAGGTGACGTTTTGGGAAAGGGGTCGTTTGGAACCGTCTATGAAGGTTTTACAGA TGATGGATTCTTTTTTGCGGTGAAGGAGGCATCTTTGCTGGATGAAGGTAGTAACCAGGGTAAACAGAGCGTATTCCAACTTCGGCAG GAAATATCTCTTTTGAGTCGGTTTCAACACGAGAATATAGTTCGATATTTTGGCACTCAAGAG GACCAAAGTTCACTTTATATCTTCCTTGAACTTGTGCCTAAAGGGTCATTGTTAAGTCTCTATCAGAAGTATAGCTTAAATGATTCTCACGTTTCTGCATACACAAGGCAGATTTTGCATGGCTTGAAATATCTTCACAATCAAAATGTGGTTCACAG ggATATCAAGTGTGCCAATATCCTGGTTGATGTAAGCGGGTCAGTCAAGCTTGCGGATTTTGGGTTGGCAAAG GCAACTAAATTTAATGATGTTAAATCAAGCAAAGGATCCCCATACTGGATGGCCCCAGAG GTTGTTAACTTGAAAAATGATGGGTATGGACTAGCAGCTGATATATGGAGCTTAGGTTGTACAGTCTTGGAGATGTTGATAAGGAAACCTCCTTACTCTGATTTGGAAGGA ATGCAAGCATTATTTCGAATTGGGAGAGGAGAACCTCCGCCTATTCCTGAAACATTGTCGAAGGATGCCAGGGATTTTATCCTTGAGTGCTTACAAGTTAACCCAAGTAAACGGCCAACTGCAGCTCAGTTATTGGAACATCCATTTCTAAGGAGACCATTTCTTTCTTCCTATTCCACTGCGTCGCCACATATTAAAACCTTTAAGAGCTTATAG